A genomic segment from Caldisalinibacter kiritimatiensis encodes:
- a CDS encoding NifB/NifX family molybdenum-iron cluster-binding protein → MKVAIAVDGKSVSQHFGHCEGFNFYEVENSEVKNSHFVPNPGHRPGFLPKYLAEKGINVIITGGMGNTAQVLFKQNGIEVITGATGEADLAMNSYLSGNLESTDEVCERHEHHGECGE, encoded by the coding sequence ATGAAAGTGGCCATTGCAGTTGATGGAAAAAGCGTTTCGCAACATTTTGGACATTGTGAAGGATTTAACTTCTATGAAGTAGAAAATAGTGAAGTTAAGAATAGTCATTTTGTTCCTAATCCAGGACATAGACCAGGATTTTTACCAAAGTATTTAGCTGAAAAAGGAATTAATGTAATTATAACTGGAGGTATGGGTAACACTGCACAAGTTCTATTTAAGCAAAATGGTATAGAAGTAATAACTGGTGCTACTGGTGAAGCTGACCTAGCTATGAACAGTTATTTAAGTGGAAACCTAGAATCTACTGACGAGGTTTGCGAAAGACATGAACATCATGGGGAATGTGGTGAATAA